The Streptomyces sp. Mut1 genome window below encodes:
- a CDS encoding endonuclease V, whose protein sequence is MTALQMPADAAEARAVQDALRARVVLDEPGPPPGTGLVTGVDVAYDDERDVVAAAAVVLDAATLEVVAEATAVGRVTFPYVPGLLAFREIPTVLAALESLPGDPGLVVCDGYGRAHPRRFGLASHLGVLTGLPVIGVAKNPFTFTCEPPGPRRGDQSPLLDAGEEVGRAVRTRDGTKPVYVSVGHRTGLDNAVAHTLRLARDFRQPETTRRADALCRRALREATA, encoded by the coding sequence ATGACAGCACTTCAGATGCCCGCCGACGCTGCCGAAGCCCGTGCCGTCCAGGACGCCCTGCGCGCCCGGGTGGTCCTCGACGAGCCGGGCCCGCCGCCGGGAACGGGCCTGGTGACCGGGGTCGATGTCGCCTACGACGACGAGCGCGACGTCGTCGCGGCGGCGGCCGTGGTGCTCGACGCCGCCACGCTGGAGGTGGTGGCCGAGGCCACCGCCGTCGGCCGGGTCACCTTCCCGTACGTCCCCGGGCTGCTGGCCTTCCGCGAGATCCCGACCGTGCTCGCCGCCCTGGAGTCCCTGCCGGGCGACCCGGGCCTCGTCGTCTGCGACGGCTACGGCAGGGCCCACCCCCGCCGCTTCGGGCTGGCCAGCCACCTCGGCGTCCTCACCGGGCTCCCGGTCATCGGCGTCGCCAAGAACCCGTTCACCTTCACCTGCGAACCGCCCGGCCCCCGGCGCGGGGACCAGTCGCCGCTCCTGGACGCGGGGGAGGAGGTCGGCCGGGCGGTGCGCACGCGGGACGGCACCAAACCGGTCTACGTCTCCGTCGGCCACCGCACCGGCCTGGACAACGCCGTCGCCCACACCCTCCGGCTGGCCCGCGACTTCCGCCAGCCGGAGACCACCCGCAGGGCCGACGCGCTGTGCCGCCGCGCCCTGCGCGAGGCGACCGCCTGA
- a CDS encoding 3-hydroxyacyl-CoA dehydrogenase NAD-binding domain-containing protein: MTESTTIRWEQDETGVVTLVLDDPNQSANTMNQAFKDSIAAVADRAEAEKDSIRGIIYTSAKKTFFAGGDLKDMIKIGPSSAQLAFDTGTAIKNSLRRIETLGKPVVAAINGTALGGGYEIALASHHRVALDAPGSRIGLPEVTLGLLPAGGGVTRTVRLMGIADALLKVLLQGTQYTPRRALDNGLVHEVAATPEEMLDKARAFIDAHPESQQPWDVKGYKIPGGTPSNPKFAANLPAFPSNLRKQLAGAPMPAPRNILAAAVEGSQVDFETALTIEARYFTELVTGQVAKNMIQAFFFDLQAVNSGASRPKGVEERQVRKVAVLGAGMMGAGIAYSCARAGIQVVLKDVSTEAAAKGKTYSEKLLDKALSRGRTTEAERDELLARITPTGDVADLAGCDAVIEAVFEDTALKHKVFQEIQDVVEPDALLCSNTSTLPITVLAEGVSRPADFIGLHFFSPVDKMPLVEIIKGEKTGDEALARAFDLVRRIKKTPIVVNDSRGFFTSRVIGQFINEGVAMVGEGVEPASVEQAAAQAGYPAKVLSLMDELTLTLPRKIRDETRKAVEEAGGTWPGHPADAVIDRMIDDFGRPGRSGGAGFYEYDESGKRTRLWPGLREHFAGETDISFTDMQERMLFSEALDSVRCLEENVLITVADANIGSIMGIGFPPWTGGVLQYINGYEGGLPGFVARARELAERYGDRFLPPALLVEKAEKGETFHD; this comes from the coding sequence ATGACCGAGAGCACGACCATCCGCTGGGAACAGGACGAGACCGGCGTCGTCACCCTCGTACTGGACGATCCCAACCAGTCCGCCAACACGATGAACCAGGCCTTCAAGGACTCCATCGCGGCCGTCGCCGACCGCGCCGAGGCCGAGAAGGACTCCATCCGCGGGATCATCTACACCTCCGCCAAGAAGACCTTCTTCGCGGGCGGCGACCTCAAGGACATGATCAAGATCGGTCCTTCGAGCGCGCAGCTCGCGTTCGACACCGGCACCGCCATCAAGAACTCGCTGCGCCGCATCGAGACCCTGGGCAAGCCCGTCGTCGCCGCCATCAACGGCACAGCCCTCGGCGGCGGTTACGAGATCGCGCTCGCCTCCCACCACCGCGTCGCCCTCGACGCGCCCGGCTCCCGCATCGGCCTGCCCGAGGTCACCCTCGGCCTGCTGCCCGCGGGCGGCGGCGTCACCCGCACCGTACGCCTCATGGGCATCGCCGACGCGCTGCTCAAGGTCCTCCTCCAGGGCACCCAGTACACCCCGCGGCGCGCCCTGGACAACGGCCTGGTCCACGAGGTCGCCGCCACCCCCGAGGAGATGCTCGACAAGGCCCGCGCCTTCATCGACGCGCACCCCGAGTCCCAGCAGCCCTGGGACGTCAAGGGGTACAAAATCCCCGGCGGCACCCCGTCGAACCCCAAGTTCGCCGCGAACCTGCCGGCCTTCCCGTCCAACCTCAGGAAGCAGCTCGCCGGCGCCCCCATGCCCGCGCCGCGCAACATCCTCGCCGCCGCCGTCGAGGGCTCCCAGGTCGACTTCGAGACCGCGCTGACCATCGAGGCCCGGTACTTCACCGAGCTGGTCACCGGCCAGGTCGCCAAGAACATGATCCAGGCGTTCTTCTTCGACCTCCAGGCCGTCAACTCCGGTGCCAGCCGCCCCAAGGGCGTCGAGGAGCGCCAGGTCCGCAAGGTCGCCGTACTCGGCGCCGGGATGATGGGCGCGGGCATCGCCTACTCCTGCGCCAGGGCAGGCATCCAGGTCGTCCTCAAGGACGTCTCCACCGAGGCCGCCGCCAAGGGCAAGACGTACAGCGAGAAGCTGCTCGACAAGGCGCTGTCCCGGGGCCGTACGACCGAGGCCGAGCGCGACGAGCTGCTGGCCCGCATCACCCCGACCGGTGACGTGGCCGACCTCGCGGGCTGCGACGCGGTCATCGAGGCCGTCTTCGAGGACACCGCCCTCAAGCACAAGGTGTTCCAGGAGATCCAGGACGTCGTCGAGCCCGACGCTCTGCTCTGCTCCAACACCTCCACCCTGCCGATCACCGTGCTCGCCGAAGGTGTGTCGCGCCCCGCCGACTTCATCGGGCTGCACTTCTTCTCGCCCGTCGACAAGATGCCGCTGGTCGAGATCATCAAGGGCGAGAAGACCGGCGACGAGGCGCTGGCCCGCGCCTTCGACCTGGTCCGCCGGATCAAGAAGACGCCGATCGTGGTCAACGACTCGCGCGGCTTCTTCACCTCACGGGTCATCGGCCAGTTCATCAACGAGGGCGTCGCCATGGTCGGCGAGGGCGTCGAGCCCGCCTCCGTCGAGCAGGCCGCCGCCCAGGCCGGCTACCCGGCCAAGGTGCTCTCGCTGATGGACGAGCTGACCCTCACCCTGCCGCGCAAGATCCGCGACGAGACCCGCAAGGCCGTCGAGGAGGCGGGCGGCACCTGGCCCGGCCACCCCGCGGACGCGGTGATCGACCGGATGATCGACGACTTCGGCCGCCCCGGCCGCAGCGGCGGCGCGGGCTTCTACGAGTACGACGAGAGCGGGAAGCGCACCCGCCTCTGGCCCGGACTGCGTGAGCACTTCGCCGGGGAGACGGACATCTCCTTCACCGACATGCAGGAGCGGATGCTCTTCTCCGAGGCCCTGGACAGCGTCCGATGCCTGGAGGAGAACGTCCTGATCACCGTCGCCGACGCCAACATCGGCTCCATCATGGGCATCGGCTTCCCGCCGTGGACCGGCGGCGTCCTCCAGTACATCAACGGGTACGAGGGCGGCCTGCCCGGCTTCGTGGCCCGCGCCCGGGAGCTCGCGGAACGCTACGGCGACCGCTTCCTGCCGCCCGCGCTGCTCGTGGAGAAGGCGGAGAAGGGCGAGACCTTCCACGACTGA
- a CDS encoding YciI family protein, translated as MFVLELSYTAPLDRVDALLDAHVAWLDAQYAAGVVIASGRKNPRDGGVILAVGDDRAAIERLAASDPFAAEGVCAYRITEFIATKTSDALAPYRQRL; from the coding sequence ATGTTCGTACTCGAGCTGTCCTACACCGCCCCGCTGGACCGCGTCGACGCGTTGCTGGACGCGCACGTCGCCTGGCTCGACGCGCAGTACGCGGCGGGGGTCGTCATCGCCTCCGGGCGCAAGAACCCCCGGGACGGCGGAGTGATCCTCGCGGTCGGCGACGACCGGGCGGCGATCGAACGGCTGGCGGCGAGCGACCCCTTCGCCGCCGAGGGCGTCTGCGCGTACCGGATCACCGAATTCATCGCCACGAAGACCTCGGACGCGCTCGCCCCCTACCGTCAGCGGCTCTGA
- a CDS encoding ABC-F family ATP-binding cassette domain-containing protein — MSAPATHISCSSLSFTWPDGSRALDDFHLTVRPGRTGLIGLNGAGKSTLLRLIAGELRPTGGQVKVAGEVGYLPQNLVLDTGLRVDAALGIDRVREALHAIEAGDVGEERFAAVGDDWDVEERARAMLDELGLGHIGLDRTIGEMSGGECVLLRLAALLLARPDVLLLDEPTNNLDLYARQRLYAAVDGWHGVLVVVSHDRELLERVDQIADLRDSAVTWYGGNLTAYEAALAVEQEAAERMVRVAEADVQRQKRELAESQVKSARRKRYGQKLFEQGSVPKIVASARKRSAQESAGKQRLTHASRLADARERLDDAVDAVRDDDEIRIELPQTKVHPGRGVLVLRDLELAHGARVRGEYEVRGPERVALVGRNGAGKTTLLRTLAGELAPVSGEAAVDVPLRFLPQRLDVLDDALSVVQNVARFAPDATNNRIRARLAHFLFRGARADRAAGTLSGGERFRAALAALLLAEPAPRLLMLDEPTNSLDLASVRRLTEALEAYEGALVVASHDVPFLESLGITRWLLLDGELRDTTAEEVRAGL; from the coding sequence ATGTCTGCCCCCGCCACTCACATCAGCTGCTCGTCGCTCTCCTTCACCTGGCCCGACGGCAGCCGGGCCCTGGACGACTTCCACCTCACCGTGCGCCCCGGCCGCACCGGGCTCATCGGTCTCAACGGGGCCGGCAAATCGACCCTGCTCCGGCTGATCGCCGGGGAACTGCGGCCCACCGGCGGCCAGGTGAAGGTGGCCGGCGAGGTGGGCTACCTGCCGCAGAACCTGGTCCTGGACACCGGGCTGCGGGTCGACGCCGCCCTCGGGATCGACAGGGTCCGCGAGGCGTTGCACGCCATCGAGGCCGGTGACGTCGGCGAGGAGCGGTTCGCCGCCGTCGGCGACGACTGGGACGTCGAGGAGCGGGCCCGCGCCATGCTCGATGAGCTGGGCCTCGGACACATCGGGCTGGACCGCACGATCGGCGAGATGTCGGGCGGCGAGTGCGTGCTGCTGCGGCTGGCCGCGCTGCTGCTGGCCCGGCCCGATGTGCTGCTGCTGGACGAGCCGACCAACAACCTGGATCTGTACGCCCGTCAGCGGCTCTACGCGGCCGTCGACGGGTGGCACGGGGTGCTCGTCGTGGTCAGCCACGATCGCGAACTCCTGGAACGTGTCGACCAGATCGCCGATCTGCGGGACTCCGCCGTCACCTGGTACGGCGGCAACCTCACGGCGTACGAGGCGGCGCTCGCGGTGGAGCAGGAGGCGGCCGAGCGCATGGTGCGGGTCGCGGAGGCCGATGTGCAGCGGCAGAAGCGTGAACTGGCCGAATCCCAGGTGAAATCGGCCCGGCGCAAGCGGTACGGGCAGAAGCTGTTCGAGCAGGGGAGCGTGCCGAAGATCGTCGCGAGCGCCCGCAAACGCTCCGCCCAGGAGTCGGCGGGCAAGCAGCGTCTGACGCACGCGAGCCGGCTGGCCGACGCGAGGGAGCGCCTGGACGACGCCGTGGACGCGGTGCGCGACGACGACGAGATCCGGATCGAACTGCCGCAGACCAAGGTCCATCCGGGCCGGGGCGTGCTGGTCCTGCGCGATCTGGAACTCGCCCACGGGGCGCGGGTGCGGGGGGAGTACGAGGTGCGCGGCCCCGAGCGCGTCGCGCTGGTGGGGCGCAACGGAGCGGGCAAGACGACGCTGCTGCGCACGCTCGCCGGTGAGCTGGCGCCCGTCTCCGGCGAGGCCGCCGTCGATGTCCCGCTGCGTTTCCTGCCGCAGCGGCTCGATGTGCTGGACGACGCGCTGAGCGTGGTGCAGAACGTGGCGCGGTTCGCGCCGGACGCCACGAACAACCGGATCAGGGCGAGGCTGGCGCACTTCCTGTTCAGGGGGGCGCGCGCGGACCGGGCCGCGGGGACCCTGTCGGGCGGGGAGCGGTTCCGGGCCGCCCTGGCCGCGCTGCTGCTGGCCGAGCCGGCGCCCCGGCTGCTGATGCTGGACGAGCCGACGAACAGCCTGGACCTGGCGAGCGTGCGCCGGCTGACGGAGGCCCTGGAGGCGTACGAGGGCGCACTCGTCGTGGCGAGCCACGACGTGCCGTTCCTGGAGTCACTGGGAATCACGCGCTGGCTGCTGCTCGACGGGGAACTGCGGGACACCACGGCGGAGGAGGTGCGCGCCGGGCTCTGA
- a CDS encoding acetyl-CoA C-acetyltransferase, which produces MSTEAFVYDAIRTPRGRGKANGALHGTKPIDLVVGLIHEIRARFPGLDPAAVDDIVLGVVSPLGDQGSDIARIAAIAAGLPDTVAGVQENRFCASGLEAVNLAAAKVRSGWEDLILAGGVESMSRVPMGSDGGAWAMDPMTNYETGFAPQGVGADLIATIEGFSRRDVDEFAALSQERAAEAWKDNRFARSVVPVKDRNGLVVLDHDEHMRPGTTADSLAALKPSFATIGEMGGFDAVALQKYHWVEKIDHVHHAGNSSGIVDGAALVAIGSKEIGERYGLTPRARIVSAAVSGSEPTIMLTGPAPATRKALAKAGLAIEDIDLVEINEAFAGVVLRFARDMGLSLDKINVNGGAIALGHPLGATGAMILGTLIDELERRDKRYGLATLCVGGGMGIATVIERL; this is translated from the coding sequence TTGAGTACCGAAGCATTCGTCTACGACGCGATCCGCACCCCGCGCGGCCGGGGCAAGGCCAACGGCGCCCTGCACGGCACCAAGCCGATCGACCTCGTCGTCGGCCTCATCCACGAGATCCGCGCCCGCTTCCCCGGCCTGGACCCGGCGGCCGTCGACGACATCGTCCTCGGCGTCGTCAGCCCGCTCGGCGACCAGGGCTCCGACATCGCGCGGATCGCCGCCATCGCGGCCGGTCTGCCCGACACCGTCGCCGGCGTCCAGGAGAACCGCTTCTGCGCCTCGGGCCTGGAAGCCGTCAACCTGGCCGCCGCCAAGGTCCGTTCGGGCTGGGAGGACCTGATCCTGGCGGGCGGCGTCGAGTCGATGTCCCGGGTGCCGATGGGCTCCGACGGCGGTGCCTGGGCGATGGACCCGATGACCAACTACGAGACGGGCTTCGCCCCGCAGGGCGTCGGCGCCGACCTCATCGCCACCATCGAGGGCTTCTCGCGCCGCGACGTCGACGAGTTCGCCGCCCTGTCGCAGGAGCGGGCCGCCGAGGCGTGGAAGGACAACCGCTTCGCGCGCTCCGTCGTCCCCGTCAAGGACCGCAACGGCCTCGTCGTCCTCGACCACGACGAGCACATGCGGCCCGGCACCACCGCCGACTCCCTCGCCGCGCTCAAGCCCTCCTTCGCGACGATCGGCGAGATGGGCGGCTTCGACGCCGTAGCGCTCCAGAAGTACCACTGGGTCGAGAAGATCGACCACGTCCACCACGCGGGCAACTCCTCCGGCATCGTGGACGGCGCCGCGCTCGTCGCGATCGGCTCCAAGGAGATCGGCGAGCGCTACGGCCTGACCCCGCGCGCCCGCATCGTCTCCGCCGCGGTCTCCGGCTCCGAGCCCACCATCATGCTCACCGGCCCCGCCCCCGCCACCCGCAAGGCGCTCGCCAAGGCCGGGCTGGCCATCGAGGACATCGACCTGGTCGAGATCAACGAGGCCTTCGCCGGTGTCGTCCTGCGCTTCGCCCGGGACATGGGGCTCTCCCTCGACAAGATCAACGTCAACGGCGGCGCCATCGCGCTCGGCCACCCGCTCGGCGCCACCGGGGCGATGATCCTCGGCACCCTCATCGACGAGCTGGAACGCCGGGACAAGCGCTACGGCCTCGCCACCCTCTGCGTGGGCGGCGGCATGGGCATCGCCACCGTCATCGAGCGTCTCTGA
- a CDS encoding saccharopine dehydrogenase family protein — protein MNRQNGAARPYDVVLFGATGFVGGLTAAYLAARAPDGCRWALAGRDRARLERLRTRLAVRHPHCADLPLLEADADDAGSLRALAESAHVVATTVGPYVWYGEKLVAACAEAGTDYTDLTGEAEFVDRMYVEHETRARETGSRIVHACGFDSVPHDLGVYFTVGRLPEGVPLRIDGFVRSNAAVSGGTFASALTAMGRGPQMLRAARERRLYEPRPAGRRVHAPLARPRFSPETGTWALPLPTLDAQVVARSARALERYGPDFRYRHYASVKHLPVALGGTAAIGALLGAAQVPAARDWLMGRLEPGAGPDEERRRCSWFTVRFVGEGGGRRVFTEVSGGDPGYGETAKMLAESALCLALDELPATSGQVTTAAAMGDALLERLRTAGLRFRVAAER, from the coding sequence GTGAACAGGCAGAACGGGGCCGCGCGCCCCTATGACGTGGTTCTCTTCGGTGCCACCGGGTTCGTGGGCGGGCTGACCGCCGCATATCTGGCCGCCCGCGCGCCCGACGGCTGCCGCTGGGCCCTGGCCGGACGCGACCGCGCCAGGCTGGAGCGGCTGCGCACCCGGCTGGCCGTGCGCCATCCGCACTGCGCGGACCTCCCGCTGCTGGAGGCGGACGCGGACGACGCCGGCTCGCTGCGCGCCCTGGCCGAGTCCGCCCACGTGGTGGCCACGACCGTCGGCCCGTACGTCTGGTACGGCGAGAAGCTGGTCGCGGCCTGCGCCGAGGCCGGTACGGACTACACGGACCTCACCGGCGAGGCGGAGTTCGTGGACCGGATGTACGTGGAGCACGAGACCCGGGCGCGCGAGACGGGCTCCCGCATCGTGCACGCCTGCGGTTTCGACTCCGTACCGCACGACCTGGGCGTCTACTTCACGGTGGGCCGGCTCCCGGAGGGAGTGCCGCTGCGCATCGACGGGTTCGTCCGCAGCAACGCCGCCGTCTCCGGCGGTACGTTCGCCTCGGCGCTCACCGCGATGGGCCGGGGCCCGCAGATGCTGCGCGCCGCGAGGGAGCGCCGGCTGTACGAGCCGCGCCCGGCCGGCCGCCGCGTCCACGCCCCGCTCGCCCGTCCCCGCTTCAGCCCGGAGACCGGCACCTGGGCGCTCCCGCTGCCGACGCTCGACGCGCAGGTCGTCGCCCGTTCGGCGCGTGCGCTGGAGCGGTACGGCCCCGATTTCCGCTACCGCCACTACGCCTCCGTCAAGCACCTTCCGGTGGCGCTCGGCGGGACGGCGGCGATCGGCGCGCTGCTGGGCGCCGCGCAGGTGCCGGCCGCGCGGGACTGGCTGATGGGGCGCCTGGAGCCGGGCGCGGGCCCGGACGAGGAGCGCAGGCGGTGCAGCTGGTTCACCGTCCGGTTCGTCGGGGAGGGCGGCGGACGACGGGTGTTCACGGAGGTGTCCGGCGGCGATCCGGGCTACGGCGAGACGGCGAAGATGCTCGCGGAGTCGGCGCTGTGCCTGGCGCTGGACGAGCTGCCCGCCACCTCGGGGCAGGTGACGACCGCCGCCGCGATGGGCGACGCGCTGCTGGAGCGGCTGCGGACGGCCGGGCTGCGCTTCCGGGTGGCGGCGGAGCGCTGA
- a CDS encoding MerR family transcriptional regulator, whose translation MATEAEEPKLTVDELAARAGVTVRTVRFYSTRGLLPPPEIGPRRVGHYGHDHLSRLALIEELQHQGMTLAAIERYLEQLPPDLSAHDLAIHRALVASWAPDSAEDASRAELERRAGRPLGDQDLDRLAAMGVLERSAPEDGVYRLDPGLLRLGVELLDVPIAHETILAARTVLMEHTRSAAQELTRLFRDEVWNPYRERESDPEHVKAMKSLSAHMQPMVLQALVTAFQRSLKEELRAAFTAR comes from the coding sequence ATGGCGACCGAGGCCGAGGAGCCGAAGCTCACCGTCGACGAGCTGGCGGCTCGCGCCGGGGTGACCGTGCGTACGGTGCGGTTCTACAGCACCCGGGGGCTGCTGCCGCCCCCGGAGATCGGGCCCCGCCGGGTCGGGCACTACGGGCACGACCACCTCTCGCGGCTGGCGCTCATCGAGGAGCTTCAGCACCAGGGCATGACGCTCGCCGCGATCGAACGCTATCTGGAGCAGCTGCCGCCCGACCTGAGCGCCCACGACCTGGCCATCCACCGGGCCCTGGTGGCGTCCTGGGCGCCGGACTCGGCCGAGGACGCGTCGCGGGCGGAGCTGGAGCGCCGGGCCGGGCGGCCGCTCGGCGACCAGGACCTCGACCGGCTGGCCGCGATGGGGGTGCTGGAGCGGTCCGCGCCGGAGGACGGCGTCTACCGGCTGGACCCGGGGCTGCTGCGGCTGGGCGTCGAGCTGCTCGACGTGCCGATCGCGCACGAGACGATCCTCGCCGCCCGTACGGTCCTGATGGAGCACACCCGCTCGGCCGCGCAGGAGCTGACCCGGCTGTTCCGGGACGAGGTGTGGAACCCGTACCGGGAACGGGAGTCGGACCCCGAGCACGTCAAGGCGATGAAGTCGCTGTCCGCGCACATGCAGCCGATGGTGCTCCAGGCGTTGGTCACCGCCTTCCAGCGCTCCCTGAAGGAGGAGCTGCGGGCGGCGTTCACCGCGCGGTGA
- a CDS encoding acyl-CoA dehydrogenase family protein → MQRQIFTEEHDAFRGTVRTFLAKEVLPHYEQWEKDGIVSREAWRAAGRQGLLGLAVPEEYGGGGNPDFRYSAVLAEEFTRAGAPGLALGLHNDIIGPYLTGLGTDEQKRRWLPGFCSGEIITAIAMTEPGAGSDLQAIRTTAEDKGDHWLLNGSKTFISNGILADLVVVVARTTPEGGAKGLSLIVVERGAEGFERGRNLDKIGQKSQDTAELFFNDVRVPKENLLGERDGAFIHLMTNLAQERMGIAVAGIAAAEHLLEITTAYVKEREAFGRPLSKLQHIRFEIAEMATECAVTRTFLDRCIVDHSEGTLDAVHASMAKWWATELQKRVADRCLQLHGGYGYMSEYPVARAFTDGRIQTIYGGTTEIMKEIIGRSLLA, encoded by the coding sequence ATGCAGCGGCAGATCTTCACCGAAGAGCACGACGCGTTCCGCGGGACCGTCCGCACCTTCCTCGCCAAGGAGGTCCTTCCGCACTACGAGCAGTGGGAGAAGGACGGCATCGTCTCGCGCGAGGCCTGGCGGGCCGCCGGACGGCAGGGGCTGCTCGGCCTCGCCGTGCCCGAGGAGTACGGGGGCGGCGGCAACCCCGACTTCCGCTACAGCGCGGTCCTCGCCGAGGAGTTCACCCGGGCCGGGGCCCCCGGCCTCGCACTCGGGCTGCACAACGACATCATCGGCCCCTACCTCACCGGCCTGGGCACGGACGAGCAGAAGCGGCGCTGGCTGCCCGGCTTCTGCAGCGGCGAGATCATCACCGCCATCGCCATGACCGAACCCGGCGCCGGCTCCGACCTCCAGGCCATCCGCACCACCGCCGAGGACAAGGGCGACCACTGGCTGCTCAACGGCTCCAAGACCTTCATCTCCAACGGCATCCTCGCCGACCTCGTGGTCGTCGTCGCCAGGACCACCCCGGAAGGCGGCGCCAAGGGCCTCTCGCTGATCGTCGTGGAACGGGGCGCGGAGGGCTTCGAGCGGGGCCGCAACCTCGACAAGATCGGCCAGAAGTCCCAGGACACCGCCGAGCTGTTCTTCAACGACGTGCGCGTCCCCAAGGAGAACCTCCTCGGCGAGCGCGACGGCGCCTTCATCCACCTGATGACCAACCTGGCCCAGGAGCGCATGGGCATAGCCGTCGCCGGGATCGCCGCTGCCGAACACCTCCTGGAGATCACCACCGCGTACGTCAAGGAGCGCGAGGCGTTCGGACGGCCGCTCTCCAAGCTCCAGCACATCCGCTTCGAGATCGCGGAGATGGCCACCGAGTGCGCGGTCACCCGGACCTTCCTCGACCGGTGCATCGTGGACCACTCCGAGGGCACCCTCGACGCCGTACACGCCTCGATGGCGAAGTGGTGGGCGACCGAACTGCAAAAGCGCGTCGCCGACCGCTGCCTCCAACTGCACGGCGGCTACGGCTACATGAGCGAGTACCCGGTGGCCAGGGCGTTCACCGACGGCCGCATCCAGACCATCTACGGCGGCACGACCGAGATCATGAAGGAGATCATCGGCCGCTCGCTGCTCGCCTGA
- a CDS encoding CaiB/BaiF CoA transferase family protein gives MATAENGPRGPRGPLDGTRVVELAGIGPGPFAAMLLADLGADVVRVDRPGGAGLGIDPARDLTNRNKRSVLLDLKAADGPATVLELVERADVLIEGYRPGVAERLGVGPDACLARNPKLVYGRMTGWGQDGPLAERAGHDISYIALTGTLSMIGRPGEPPTVPANLVGDYAGGSLYLVVGILAALQHARTPGGTGQVVDAAIVDGAAHLATMIHGMLAAGGWQDRRGSNLLDGGCPFYGSYETADGQYMAVGPLEQRFYDDFVRLLGIADTAPDRGDLARWDELRAAVADRFRTRTRAEWTEVFYGSDACVAPVLSLREAPHHPHLAARATFVEHSGLTQPAPAPRFSATPASVRSGPALPGADTDAVAADWDVPGLRTTRKDTTD, from the coding sequence ATGGCAACAGCAGAGAACGGTCCGCGCGGCCCGCGCGGTCCCCTCGACGGGACTCGCGTGGTGGAGCTCGCCGGCATCGGCCCCGGCCCGTTCGCCGCGATGCTCCTGGCCGATCTGGGCGCGGACGTGGTGCGGGTCGACCGCCCCGGCGGCGCCGGACTCGGCATCGATCCGGCCCGCGACCTCACCAACCGCAACAAGCGCTCCGTGCTCCTCGACCTGAAGGCAGCCGACGGGCCGGCCACGGTCCTGGAGCTGGTGGAGCGCGCCGACGTCCTCATCGAGGGCTACCGGCCGGGCGTCGCCGAACGCCTCGGCGTCGGCCCCGACGCCTGCCTGGCCCGCAACCCGAAGCTCGTCTACGGGCGGATGACCGGCTGGGGCCAGGACGGCCCGCTGGCCGAGCGCGCCGGGCACGACATCTCGTACATCGCGCTCACCGGCACCCTCTCCATGATCGGCAGGCCCGGTGAACCGCCCACCGTCCCCGCCAACCTGGTCGGCGACTACGCGGGCGGCTCGCTCTACCTCGTCGTCGGCATCCTCGCCGCCCTCCAGCACGCCCGTACCCCCGGCGGCACCGGGCAGGTGGTGGACGCGGCGATCGTGGACGGCGCCGCCCACCTCGCCACGATGATCCACGGCATGCTCGCGGCCGGCGGCTGGCAGGACCGGCGCGGCTCCAACCTGCTGGACGGCGGCTGCCCCTTCTACGGCTCCTACGAGACGGCCGACGGCCAGTACATGGCGGTCGGCCCGCTGGAGCAGCGGTTCTACGACGACTTCGTCCGGCTCCTCGGCATCGCGGACACCGCCCCCGACCGGGGCGACCTCGCCCGCTGGGACGAACTGCGCGCCGCCGTCGCCGACCGGTTCCGCACCCGCACCCGCGCCGAGTGGACCGAGGTCTTCTACGGGTCGGACGCCTGTGTGGCGCCCGTCCTCTCGCTCCGCGAGGCACCGCACCACCCGCACCTCGCCGCCCGCGCCACCTTCGTCGAACACAGCGGCCTCACCCAGCCCGCCCCCGCGCCCCGCTTCTCGGCCACCCCCGCGTCGGTGCGCAGCGGCCCGGCCCTGCCGGGCGCGGACACCGACGCCGTCGCCGCCGACTGGGACGTGCCCGGCCTGCGGACCACCCGGAAGGACACCACCGACTGA
- a CDS encoding SsgA family sporulation/cell division regulator, translating into MSTVIEQSVQARMVASAPQMETLPAVLSYDRADPFAVRMAFPAPATLEGTEVSWEFSRELLAAGMEVPSGLGDVRIRPFGYDRTVLEFHAAEGIAMVHVRTADLRRFLRRAQQLVPCGHERRFLDLDRNLTELFGSR; encoded by the coding sequence GTGTCCACGGTCATCGAACAGTCCGTACAGGCCCGCATGGTTGCGTCCGCGCCGCAGATGGAGACCCTGCCCGCCGTCCTGAGCTACGACCGGGCAGATCCCTTCGCCGTGCGCATGGCGTTCCCCGCGCCGGCGACGCTGGAGGGGACGGAGGTGTCCTGGGAGTTCTCCCGGGAGCTGCTCGCCGCCGGGATGGAGGTTCCGTCCGGCCTCGGCGACGTGCGGATCAGGCCATTCGGCTACGACCGCACGGTGCTGGAGTTCCACGCCGCCGAGGGGATCGCCATGGTGCACGTGCGCACGGCGGATCTGCGCCGCTTCCTGCGGCGGGCGCAGCAGCTGGTGCCCTGCGGCCACGAGCGCCGGTTCCTGGACCTGGACCGGAATCTGACCGAACTGTTCGGCTCCCGCTGA